The Pseudoxanthomonas suwonensis sequence GGGCGGAACTCAGCGGGCCGGAGTCGCGGCGGCTTCGTCGGCCAGGCGCTTGTCCAGCCGGGCGCGGGCCTGGTCGGCATAGGCGCGGCAGGCGCCGTCGCCGGCCAGCGGCCGTTCGGCCTGCGGCCCCAGCCGCGACCACAGGCCGCTGGCGCCCGGATGCGGGGTGATCAGGATATCGCAGGGCAGCGCGGCGACCGTGTCGAGCGTGCGGCGGAACGTGGCCACGTAGTCCGGGTGGGCCGAGAAACGCCATTCGTCGTCGGAGATCGCGCTCAGGCTGTCGACGTAGGCGATGTCGACGCAGCCGCCGTCCTCGCAGGAACGCCAGGTCCAGCTGGTCCCGCCGGGGGTGTGGCCGGGAGTGGCGTGCGCGACCAGGGCCAGCGGCCCCAACGTCAGCGCTTCGCCGCCGGCGATGCGGCGCACGCCGGCGACCGGGGCCATCTCTTCCAGCACTGCGTACTGCGGATCGTCGCGGCCGCTGCGACCGCTCTCCAGCACCACCGCGGCCGGTTCGCGCGCCACCACGGTCGCGCCGCTGGCCCGCTGCAGCGCGGCGATCCCGCCGGCATGGTCGAAGTGTTCGTGCGAGCCGACGATGTAGCGCACGTCCTCGACCCGGAACCCGGCCGTGCGGATGTTCGCCTCGATCAGCGCCGCACCCTTGGCGGTGCCGCCGTCGAGCAGGATGTTGCCGTCCGGCGAAGTCACCAGCAGTGCGGTGATGCCGCAGGTGCCGACGTACCAGGTGTCGCCGTGCACGCGATGGGGCGGGGATGGGTCGTCCCAGCCGGCATTGGCCGGGCAGGATTGCGGCGAAGAAGTGGCCTCGGGAGCCGCGGTGGCGGTCGCCACGGCGAACAGCGCGGACAGGGCGCTACAGGACAGCAGGAATCGCATGGGGAGTGGTTGATCCGGTGCGTGCGAGGCGGCAACTCTAGCAGCCATGGTGGCGCAATCCACGCGAGCCTGGTGCCCCATGCAGTCATCCCCGCGAAGGCGGGAAGCGCTTTCCCGCAGCCGGATCGCTGGTCATCCAGCGACTTGATTGCTGGTGCGGTGCAATCCCCAAAGCAAAGTCACTGGGTCCCCGCCTGCGCGGGGATGACCGTAGTTGGAGGCTTTCGCAAGGCCTGACCGGACTGCGAGGTGCATACGCCGGGTAGCGAAGCGTCGGGCCAGCCGCAGGTTCCTTTAGATGGCGCGCGCCAACCGCTCGGCCAGGCCGGTGTAGCCGGCCGGGGTCAGCGCCTCCAGCCGCGCGCGCGCTTCGGCCGGCAGATCCAGCGAGGCGACGAAGGCGCGCATGGCTTCCGCGTCGATCCCGTCCTTGCCGCGGGTCAGCGCCTTGAGCTGCTCGTACGGGTTGGGCAGGCCATGGCGGCGCATCACCGTCTGCACGGCCTCGGCCAGCACTTCCCAGGCCGCGTCCAGGTCCGCGTCCAGGCGCTCGGGGTTCACGCTCAGCTTGCCCAGGCCCTTGGCCAGCGAGTCCAGCGCCACCTGGGTGTGGCCGAAGGCGGTGCCCAGCGCGCGCAGCACGGTGGAGTCGGTCAGGTCGCGCTGCCAGCGGCTGATCGGCAGCTTGGCCGAGAAGTGCTCGAACAGGGCGTTGGCCAGGCCGAAGTTGCCCTCGGCGTTCTCGAAGTCGATCGGGTTGACCTTGTGCGGCATGGTCGAGGAGCCGATCTCGCCTTCCTTCAGCTTCTGCCTGAAATAGCCCAGCGAGATGTAGCCCCACACGTCGCGGGCCAGGTCGACCAGCACGGTGTTGGCGCGGCGCACCGCATCGCCCAGCTCGGCGACGTTGTCGTGCGGCTCGATCTGGGTGGTGTAGGGGTTGAACGGCAGGCCCAGGCCCTCGACGAAGCGCTGCGCGAATGCCGGCCAGTCCACGTCCGGGTAGCTGACCGCATGGGCGTTGTAGTTGCCGACCGCGCCGTTGATCTTGCCGGTCAGCTCGACTGCGGCGATCTGCCGGCGCTGCCGCTCCAGGCGCGCGACCACGTTGGCCACTTCCTTGCCGAGCGTCGTCGGCGAGGCGGTCTGGCCGTGGGTGCGCGACAGCATCGGCTGCGCGGC is a genomic window containing:
- the bla gene encoding subclass B3 metallo-beta-lactamase; this encodes MRFLLSCSALSALFAVATATAAPEATSSPQSCPANAGWDDPSPPHRVHGDTWYVGTCGITALLVTSPDGNILLDGGTAKGAALIEANIRTAGFRVEDVRYIVGSHEHFDHAGGIAALQRASGATVVAREPAAVVLESGRSGRDDPQYAVLEEMAPVAGVRRIAGGEALTLGPLALVAHATPGHTPGGTSWTWRSCEDGGCVDIAYVDSLSAISDDEWRFSAHPDYVATFRRTLDTVAALPCDILITPHPGASGLWSRLGPQAERPLAGDGACRAYADQARARLDKRLADEAAATPAR
- the purB gene encoding adenylosuccinate lyase; this encodes MSDSALLALSPLDGRYASKVDALRPIFSEYGLIRARVKVEVEWLLALAAEPGIAELADFSAGARERLRALAAGLSVADAARVKEIERTTNHDVKAVEYFIKERLKDDPELGPALEFVHFACTSEDINNLSYALMLREARDTVLLPTLDGIAATLRRLAHEQAAQPMLSRTHGQTASPTTLGKEVANVVARLERQRRQIAAVELTGKINGAVGNYNAHAVSYPDVDWPAFAQRFVEGLGLPFNPYTTQIEPHDNVAELGDAVRRANTVLVDLARDVWGYISLGYFRQKLKEGEIGSSTMPHKVNPIDFENAEGNFGLANALFEHFSAKLPISRWQRDLTDSTVLRALGTAFGHTQVALDSLAKGLGKLSVNPERLDADLDAAWEVLAEAVQTVMRRHGLPNPYEQLKALTRGKDGIDAEAMRAFVASLDLPAEARARLEALTPAGYTGLAERLARAI